Genomic window (Leptotrichia sp. oral taxon 212):
GCAAATATTTCAGGAGAGAAATCCGTTACAGATATAAAGGATATAAGCGAAGTTCTTTTAGAGGAAGTTGACGGGATAATAACTGACAACTCAAGGCTAACAGGAGTTCCTTCCACAATTATAAAATATGAGGAAGGAAAAATAGAATTACTGAGAGAAGGAAATATAGACATAGAAAAAATAAAAAAGTTAATGAAAGGATAATGAAGATAATGGCAAAAATGGTAAATCCTAATACTGTTACAGATATGGCACTGGTAAATGCAAGAGCCCAGATGAAGACACAGCAGTTGCTGCAGAAGGTCGGAAAAGGAAAACGTAAGGTACAGGTAACATTAAGTAAAAATGTAAGAAGTTACCTGTCAACAATGACTAAGGAAATGAAAAAGCAGATAAAGGCACAGATTGGAAATGAAAAGCAGGTGGCAAATCTGTTTCAATTTTTTAATTATTTTGAAAAGGAAACGGAAGTAACAAAACAGAATAAAAAGATTAAAGAAAAAACAATACTTTTATCTTATGAAGAAATGGATTATCTGAAATTACAGCTGAAGGAAACTGTAAAAAGAGTGGAAGAAGCAAAACAACCATTGAAATGGTATCAATTTCTGCAAAAATTAAGATTCAACTTTGTTAAAAAACAGAGTGAAATGGCACTGGAAGAATTGGGGAAGTCTACAGTTGTTAAAGAAGGGAAAAAAAAGAAGTAAAATTTTAAAATAAAAGGGAAAAAAGAGGGAAGGTTGAGAAAATGAGAAATAGTCTGGTTTCAAACACAACTGTTTCATATGTGAATGAAATAATAGAAACAGGAATAAATGAAAGAGCAAGTGATATCCATATAAGTTTTGATGAAACTGATGGAATGGAAATAAAATATAGAATAGATGGTATTTTAAGGGAAAGTGGAAAACTATATATGAAAATTGACAGAAAAATATTGTCAAAAAATATAATAGAAATAATTTCCAGAATAAAAATACTGTCTAATATGAATGTGGCTGAAAAGAGAAAACCTCAGGATGGGAGTTTTTCTTTTTTATTAAAGAAAAAATACAATATAAGGGCGGCATACGCCCCGACAGTTGAAGGGGAAAGCATCGTACTGAGAATACTTGAAAATTATCTTGAAAATACAGAACTGAAAACACTTGGATTTTCAGAAAAAAGTATAGGAATGCTTGAAAAAGTATTAGAAAGGAAGTTTGGACTGATACTTGTGAGCGGGCCTACAGGGTCAGGGAAATCTACGACACTCCTTTCAATAATTGATGTTCTGAATGACGGAAAAAGAAAAATAATCACAGTGGAGGATCCTGTAGAAACAAAAGTGAAAGGACTGGTTCAGATTCAGGTGAATGAGGAAATAGGAGTAACTTTTTCCGAAGTTCTGAAAAGTACTTTAAGAAATGATCCTGATATTATTGTAATTTCTGAAATAAGAGATGAAATAACTGCTGAAATTGCCGTAAGAGCAGCCTTGACAGGTCACCTTGTAATATCCACAATACATACAAATGATGCTGTTTCAACAATAATAAGGCTGACAGATATGGGTATACCTAAGTATCTTATACTGGATTCGCTTATAGGAGTAATAGCTCAGAGGCTTGTAGGTAAAAAATGCGATTACTGCAGTGGAGAAGGATGTGAAGAATGTTCAGGAGGATACAGGGGAAGAACTTCCATAAATGAAGTCCTTATTCTTGGAGATGAAGTAAAGAATATATTAAAATCAGAAAATTTAGGAAGAAAGTCTAAGGAAGAGTTGAAAAGGAATGCAGAAAAATATTTTGTAGACTTTAATGGGGATATAAAGGATAAATTATCTAAAAATATGATTTTTGAAAAAGATGTATATGAATTTATAGATTAATTTCGGAAGGAATTTATATGAAAAAGAAACTTATTGTGTATGATTTTGATAAGACAATATATGGCGGTGAATCAGGAACTAACTTTTTCACTTATTATTTAAGGAATTATCCTTTAAAAGGATTGCTTTTTGGATTGACATATCTGAAGGAAGTTTTGTTTTATCTGATAAAAATTACAGATTTGAAACATCTTAAGGAAAGATTTTTCATATTTCTGGAATCCCACAGCAATGAAGAGATAGAAAAAATTGTAGACGGATTCTGGAAAGAATATGGTAAAAAAATGTACAGCTGGACACAGGAGGA
Coding sequences:
- a CDS encoding GspE/PulE family protein, which codes for MRNSLVSNTTVSYVNEIIETGINERASDIHISFDETDGMEIKYRIDGILRESGKLYMKIDRKILSKNIIEIISRIKILSNMNVAEKRKPQDGSFSFLLKKKYNIRAAYAPTVEGESIVLRILENYLENTELKTLGFSEKSIGMLEKVLERKFGLILVSGPTGSGKSTTLLSIIDVLNDGKRKIITVEDPVETKVKGLVQIQVNEEIGVTFSEVLKSTLRNDPDIIVISEIRDEITAEIAVRAALTGHLVISTIHTNDAVSTIIRLTDMGIPKYLILDSLIGVIAQRLVGKKCDYCSGEGCEECSGGYRGRTSINEVLILGDEVKNILKSENLGRKSKEELKRNAEKYFVDFNGDIKDKLSKNMIFEKDVYEFID